One Ornithodoros turicata isolate Travis unplaced genomic scaffold, ASM3712646v1 ctg00000746.1, whole genome shotgun sequence DNA window includes the following coding sequences:
- the LOC135374798 gene encoding uncharacterized protein LOC135374798, which produces MPSTCAMPGCKSRGVRGFFRFPSKKRDSHMRQAWINATKRVDESGKPWVPTVHSRVCYLHFTTGKPSRSPKHIDYVPRAADQNDENSQQKRCTALQRLERSQRRLKQRQSEDCASSRNSTERPVGSENSACEYAEHNRANDSSPTHGNSEHVYTESEVTAAESLVLLQQARPSMQPANNTCESKLTRISTELQLLKMRIQALEEENHDLSSRLLSLKTVTDIKFKYYTGLKNRQVFDVIFKHVEHNARKMNYWHMGPRNEGGGRGRLRAASLQDELFMVLVRLRTGMQVQEIARNFGISEATFSRIFTTWIKFLDLELGALTQFPPASTIKQHLPKSFSCFSDTRVVIDCTEVRIQRPSRLTAQRQTFSNYKHYNTCKVLVGATPDGYLCFVSSMWGGQVSDGFIVKESGLLNYLKPGDAIMADKGFKIEPFLPPGVKLYVPPFRKGMQMPAADVEKTRRIASARIHIERVIRRIKEFHILDNPIPINMMDIAEHIFRVCAFLSNHQDPLINS; this is translated from the exons ATGCCGTCGACATGTGCAATGCCTGGTTGTAAGTCACGGGGCGTAAGGGGCTTCTTCAGATTCCCGTCCAAAAAGCGTGACTCTCACATGAGGCAAGCGTGGATCAATGCAACGAAACGTGTCGACGAATCCGGCAAGCCCTGGGTACCTACAGTGCATTCACGTGTGTGCTACCTCCATTTCACGACAG GCAAACCAAGTCGTTCACCAAAGCACATTGACTATGTGCCGCGTGCTGCCGACCAGAATGATGAAAACTCTCAACAGAAGAGATGCACTGCCCTGCAAAGACTTGAGCGCTCGCAGAGACGACTAAAACAGAGACAAAGTGAAG ATTGCGCAAGTTCCAGGAATTCCACAGAGAGGCCTGTTGGTAGTGAGAACTCTG CATGTGAGTACGCAGAGCATAACAGAGCGAACGACAGCTCACCGACTCATGGTAACAGTGAACACG TATACACAGAGTCAGAGGTGACAGCAGCTGAATCACTGGTGTTGCTGCAACAAGCCAGACCAAGCATGCAACCTGCAAACAACACCTGTGAAAGCAAGCTCACGAGAATAAGCACAGAACTTCAGCTCCTGAAGATGCGCATCCAAGCACTGGAAGAGGAAAATCATGACCTCTCATCACGATTATTGAGCCTAAAGACTGTTACTGACATCAAGTTCAAGTACTACACTGGCCTAAAGAATAGACAGGTCTTTGATGTCATCTTTAAGCATGTAGAACATAATGCAAGAAAAATGAACTACTGGCACATGGGGCCTAGAAATGAAGGAGGAGGAAGGGGACGGCTAAGGGCTGCTAGCCTTCAAGATGAACTTTTCATGGTGCTTGTAAGGCTCAGAACAGGAATGCAGGTCCAAGAGATTGCAAGAAATTTTGGAATATCCGAGGCCACATTTAGCAGGATATTCACTACTTGGATCAAGTTCCTCGATCTAGAACTAGGTGCTCTAACACAGTTTCCCCCAGCTAGCACCATAAAACAGCACCTCCCGAAGTCCTTTTCATGTTTTTCAGACACAAGAGTTGTAATCGATTGTACAGAAGTCAGGATACAAAGGCCATCACGACTGACTGCTCAGAGACAgacattttcaaattataaacatTATAATACCTGCAAAGTTCTAGTAGGAGCAACACCAGATGGCTACTTGTGTTTTGTTTCGAGTATGTGGGGAGGGCAAGTAAGTGATGGTTTCATTGTCAAGGAGAGTGGCCTGCTAAATTACCTAAAGCCAGGGGATGCCATCATGGCCGATAAGGGCTTCAAAATAGAACCCTTTCTGCCACCTGGTGTTAAGCTGTATGTGCCACCATTCCGAAAGGGAATGCAAATGCCCGCAGCTGATGTTGAGAAGACTCGTCGGATTGCTAGTGCAAGGATCCACATTGAACGGGTAATTAGACGAATAAAGGAATTCCATATATTGGACAACCCTATACCGATCAATATGATGGATATCGCTGAGCACATTTTCAGAGTGTGTGCATTCTTAAGTAATCATCAAGATCCTCTGATAAACAGCTAA